The window GCCTCGAGGTCGGCGAGCAGGTCCATGCCGGCCGCCCCGGGTGTCATGTAGCGCGGCAGAGGCAGCGGGTCGCGCCCGGGGCGGACGCGTACCACGTCGACCGCGAGGGGCGCCGTCAACTCGCAAGCACCTCGTCGCCCAGCGCGTGGCCCTTCAGATCGCCGAGCACGGTGAGGGCCAGGGTCTCGGACCGGAACAGCCGCTGGCTGACGCGCAGGACGTCGTCGTTGGTCACCGCGTCGATGCCCGCCGCCACCTCCTCGAGCGGCACGTCGCGCCCGAAGTAGATCTCGTTCTTCGCGATGCGGCTCATGCGGCTGTCACTGGTCTCGAGGCCGAGGAGCATGTTGCCCTTCATCTGGTTCTTGCCGCGCGCGAGCTCGTCGGGCGCGAGCCCGTCGCGCGCCATCCGCCCGAGCTCGGCCCGGATCACGTCGACCACCTCGCGCGTCCATTCCGCGCTGGTGCCGACGTAGACCCCCGTGTAGCCGGCGTCGTGGTAGGAGGAGAGGAACGAGTAGACCGTGTAGGCCTTGCCGCGCCGCTCGCGGATCTCCTGGAACAGCCGCGAGCTCATCCCGCCGCCGAGCGCGACGTTCACGAGGTGCGCCGGGTAGCGGTCGGCGTCGGTCTGCGCGATCCCGGGCGTGCCCAGGCAGAGGTGCACCTGCTCGAGGCGCTTCTCGTGCACGGAGAGGCCGGCGCGGGGCTCGGGCGGGCCGCCGTCCACGCCCGGGGCGCTGCCCGCGAGGGCGCCGAAGTGCCGGTTCGCGACCGCGAGCAGGTCGTCGTGGCCGACCGCCCCCGCCGCCGCGACGAGCACGCGGTCGGCCCGGTAGCGGGCCTTGAGGAAGCGGAGGAAGTCGTCGCGCACGAGGCGCGCCACGGTCTCGGCCGTCCCTGCGATCGGGCGCGAGAGCGGGTGCCCCGGCCAGAAGGCCAGGTTGAAGAGCTCGTGCACGTAATCGTCGGGTGTGTCCTCGACCTGCGAGATCTCCTGCATGATCACCGACCGCTCGCGCTCGATCTCCTCCGCTGCGAACGTGGACTGCGTGAAGATGTCCGCCAGCAGGTCGAGCGCGAGCGGCAGGTGCTCGCGCAGCACCTTGGCGTAGTAGCAGGTGTACTCCTTGCCGGTGAAGGCGTTCAGCACGCCGCCGACCGCGTCGATCTCCTGGGCGATCTGCGCAGCGGTGCGGCGGGCGGTGCCCTTGAAGAAGAGGTGCTCGAGGAAGTGCGAGATGCCGGCCTGCTCCGCGCGCTCGTAGCGCGACCCGTTCTCGACCCAGATGCCGACGGTGGCCGAG of the Deltaproteobacteria bacterium genome contains:
- a CDS encoding insulinase family protein, translated to MQLTRLPNGVRVLSERLPDLTSATVGIWVENGSRYERAEQAGISHFLEHLFFKGTARRTAAQIAQEIDAVGGVLNAFTGKEYTCYYAKVLREHLPLALDLLADIFTQSTFAAEEIERERSVIMQEISQVEDTPDDYVHELFNLAFWPGHPLSRPIAGTAETVARLVRDDFLRFLKARYRADRVLVAAAGAVGHDDLLAVANRHFGALAGSAPGVDGGPPEPRAGLSVHEKRLEQVHLCLGTPGIAQTDADRYPAHLVNVALGGGMSSRLFQEIRERRGKAYTVYSFLSSYHDAGYTGVYVGTSAEWTREVVDVIRAELGRMARDGLAPDELARGKNQMKGNMLLGLETSDSRMSRIAKNEIYFGRDVPLEEVAAGIDAVTNDDVLRVSQRLFRSETLALTVLGDLKGHALGDEVLAS